In a genomic window of Helianthus annuus cultivar XRQ/B chromosome 10, HanXRQr2.0-SUNRISE, whole genome shotgun sequence:
- the LOC110882331 gene encoding uncharacterized mitochondrial protein AtMg00810-like: MACLAGEFAMKDLGSLSYFLGIQVTRPENHMFLSQSAYAKDIIHRAGMDSCKPVDTPVDMQSKLSAHSGILHDDPTIYRSLAGALQYLTFTRPNISYAVQQICMHMHSPTTAHWNALKRILRYIQGCPDTRRSTSGYCVYLGDNLISWSSKRQSTISRSSAEAEYRGVANVVAEVCWLRNLLLELCHPISRATLVYCDNVSAVYLSGNPVQHQRTKHIELDIHFVREQVQKGHIRVLHVSSRHQIADIFTKGFKLINPNNPTTLQETGVGATASLSLKAFFSIATTFVATRSQQHGRTVPVVITVDLVKYYQSQL; the protein is encoded by the exons ATGGCATGTCTGGCAGGCGAGTTTGCTATGAAGGATTTGGGGTCGTtatcttattttttgggtattcAGGTAACACGGCCCGAAAATCATATGTTTCTTTCTCAGTCAGCTTATGCTAAGGATATTATTCATCGAGCCGGTATGGACTCATGTAAGCCCGTTGACACGCCAGTGGATATGCAGTCCAAGCTCAGTGCCCATTCCGGTATTCTTCATGATGATCCTACCATATATCGTAGCCTCGCGGGTGCGCTTCAGTATCTCACTTTCACCCGTCCAAACATCTCTTATGCGGTTCAGCAAATTTGCATGCATATGCACTCTCCCACAACTGCTCACTGGAATGCTTTAAAACGGATTCTTCGATATATACAGG GTTGCCCTGACACTCGACGCTCCACCTCCGGCTATTGTGTTTATCTTGGGGACAATCTGATTTCTTGGTCCTCGAAGCGGCAGTCGACAATCTCACGTTCTAGTGCTGAAGCTGAATATCGCGGAGTGGCGAATGTTGTTGCTGAAGTTTGCTGGCTTAGGAACCTTCTTCTAGAGTTATGTCATCCTATTTCTCGTGCTACTTTGGTTTATTGTGACAATGTCAGTGCAGTCTACTTGTCTGGTAATCCGGTTCAACATCAACGTACGAAACATATTGAACTAGATATTCATTTTGTTCGTGAGCAAGTTCAGAAAGGTCACATTCGCGTTTTGCATGTCTCGTCTCGCCATCAGATTGCTGACATCTTCACTAAAG GTTTTAAACTCATTAATCCCAATAATCCAACAACACTACAAGAAACAGGAGTAGGGGCGACTGCTTCGTTGTCGCTAAAGGCCTTTTTCTCAATAGCGACGACTTTTGTTGCTACTAGAag CCAACAGCATGGTAGAACTGTACCTGTGGTAATAACAGTTGATTTAGTAAAATATTATCAGAGCCAGttgtaa